The following nucleotide sequence is from Vitis vinifera cultivar Pinot Noir 40024 chromosome 14, ASM3070453v1.
GTCTGCAGATGGGGAGACCAACATATTGCTGAAGAAAGAGTCTGCCAATGGGGAGACCAAATTGTATTGCATGGACAGTGGTGATGGCCCTTACAGCTATGCCAGATGTTCCTGTTCTCAGGTTGCAAATTTCTCCTCTCTAACTGTACGATTCCCAGTTACATTCAAGCAGTATACTAAAAGCTTGTTCTACAGTTATTCTAACtagtgtttctaattttttttttaaacacttaaaaagcaattcttttataaaaattttaagtgacAAGAAATATTAGAAGCACTCTCTATAATACTACAATTCAAAAGTATGCATACATTAGTTCTTTAATTTCTCCAACCAAATTCTTCAGGCACATTTCAGACAAGGTATCTTTGATTATGGGAATgaaagattttcttatattttgcaGAAAGATTTAGTGGATGCTGCAAcgaaagaaatggaaaatgagGATTCAAAGATGTTGCAAGAGAAAGAGATGACGAATGGGAAGACCAAGATGTTGATGGACAAAGAGGTTTCAAATGGGGAGAGTTATCACATGAACAGTGGTGATGGTCCTTACAGCTATGCCAAATATTCCAGTTATCAGgttctttttctcctctctaACTTGGTTCATAattaaacttaaacaaaaaggaTGCATAAAGCCCCTTCATAAGtcctttttcttaatttttcaaatactttttttcACTTACTGCTTCAGCTGATAAATCTTGGATTATGTTGTTGATGATGATggattttcttatattatacatatgcAGAAAGCTATAGTGGATGCTGCAAAGAAGATGTTAGTTGAAGCAATATCAGACAATCTTGACATCAACAATCCATCATTTGGTTCTTCCAACACATTAAGGATTGCTGACATGGGATGTTCTATTGGTCCCAATGCATTCATTGCTGTGCAAAACATTGTAGAAGCTGTAACACTTAAATACCAGTCCATGCAGCAAAAGCCTCAAGCCTTGGAATTCCATGTTTTCTTCAATGATCACATAGCCAACGATTTCAATGCTCTCTTTAGATCCCTACCTCCCTCACGGCCATACTTTGCGGTTGGAGTGCCTGGTTCTTTTCATGGTCGCTTGTTTCCTAAGTCCAGTCTCCATATTGTACACTCATCATATGCACTGCACTGGCTATCTAAGGTTCCAAAAGAAGTTATGGAAATAAACTTTCTTGGTTtgaaaaatgggagaaattataGTACTACTGATGAAGAAGTTCTGGAGGTATTTTCCAGTCAGTACAAGAGAGATATGCAGTCCTTTCTGACTGCTAGAGCACAAGAACTTGTTGGAGGAGGTTTGATGGTATTGTTAGTAACAGGTATGCAGAACGGGGcaattttttccaaaacttgtaGCGGTATGGTGTTCAATCTTTTTGGATCTTGCTTGATGGACATGGCCAATGCGGTAAGAAATTAAGACTTAGTGATAaatttcctttctattttaaaaaattactttaactGACTTTTAAACATATAATAGAACATCATTCAAACAAGGAacatgaagaagaaaagggTCTACAATCACCAAActatatcaaattttttgttGTGTCCATCAAGTGATGAGCTTTGTAGTACTTCTATGTCATATGCAATACTTTGGCCATTTACCAATGACTGAGTTCATCTTCCTATTATCTTAAATACTTACAAGTGAAATGTCATAGAGCCATTTTATTATTCAACTGCATTTGCATGAAAAATTGGATCATTCAACTGCATGctacttattattttattatcattattatttagaCCTACACTAGACTATCACATTGAGATCGGTTTTATTGCAGGGATTAGTCAGCAACGAAAAGGTATACTCCTTCCACTTCCCTCTATACTATACAACTCCAAAAGAGTTAGAGGCATTGATAGAGACAAATGGATATTTCAATATTGAGAGAATAGAAATTTTGGCTCGCCCTTTGGAGCATGAGTTACCTGACTACCGAATTTGTAGCTTTCATCTTAGAGCTGCCATGGAGGGACTTGTTGAGGAGCACTTTGGAAAAGAGATCATTGAGGATTTGTTTGAACGCTACACCAACAAACTTGGAGAgaattcttttatatttgatgaGGAATACCGTAAAGAGACTCATTTATTTGTCTTTCTTAGGCGCAAAATTACGGAATATTCAAGTGAAGAAAAACCAGAAGCAGAAATTGGAAgtgaagaaggaaagaaaactcTGAATCAACAACTTGATGTGTAGATAAATAATGatgtattatattttcttagttGCTTGGACTTATGTTTAAAGAAGTGATGGAAATGATAGTTGGAATGGAAATTCTACCATGTTTGGAGCTCCATTGAAGGGCAGATGCTTCTGATGGCCAAAGAAAAGAAGTCCATTTGGCAAATAGATTACTTTCTTTGAAGAAAGGATCTTTGTCACATGAAGAATATCTTAGTAAATCGAAATATCTGTGTGATTGCTACTATGTAAACATAGTTGTCTAGCTTGGACAAGgactcaaaatataaaaattttcaagcttCCATGCTATCGAAGCTGCTGTATCTTTCATTTAATTAGTTTCATCTGGATTTATAAAGGCATAAACAAATGCTTATAAgtgaaattgataagaaaaacATTAGATAAATCATGAACAAGCCTTCCTAAGCTAAAGAGGTATAGAAAAGGGTTATGGTGGTCATTTCAGTTCAAGGAGCTGTGGCTTGCACCAGCTAGAAGATTTGGTCACAACAAATCAAATTTCAtaaacaaaaaccaaacaatGAATGAAAGAAGACTTAAGACTAGCAACAACACCAACCAAACTAAcctttttcaaaacatttaagGTACAATTGTTATATTGACTTCAATGTAACAAGAGATGTCACCAATGATCGAAGCAAGGGGTCTATCCTTAAACCATACACAGGTAATGACACTACTTGTGTTAGAACTTACAAAAATTTCAACATCTCTCTTGTTGGTAACATCaagttaaaaactatttatGCATAGAACTAAAGAATGTTTTAGTTGTTCTTAAGGCAAAGAAAAATTTGCTATTAGTAGGAAAAATTgccttaatttctttttccactATTGAGTCCTCATTTGATAGTTTTGTTGTTAAGGACCAATGATAACAAATTCTAGCTACTGACTATAAGCATTAAGGATTTCATGCCCTTGAAAAGGACTTCCGTCAAGCATTAATGACAATTCAAATTGGTGAAGCACCCCTTACTATTTGGTATTTGAGGAGAGGGCATCCTTATTGAAAATCTTTGAAAGAAATTTTGTTGATATGTCCAATTGGATTAGATAAAAGTCTGTCTATGTGAATTTTCAATTTAGGAAAAAGTTGCAAACTCCCTTTGATTTCATTTAATAAAGTTTGTAACCTCCCTTTTAAACAATTGCACTATGACTTATAGGGTCCAACATCTTTTGTTTCAACTAaagcttttaaatattaagaattttGTTAATGATTACACAATATTTTCTTGGCTATATCCATTGAAAAGGAATATGTGCTTTCTTCAATGCTTTTGAAGCTTTAAATGttaattgaaaatcaacttgaaagaaaaatcaaaatctttcAAAATAATGGTGGTAGTGAATTTCAATCTCTTAactttcaaaatcatttaagTCATTATGGAATAGCATAACAATTTTCTATCTGGAAACTCTAGATAAAAAATGGGGCAACCTAATGAAAACATAGACACATAATTGAAACGGGATTGGCCATGTTATTCCATGCCAATATGCCTCTAAGTCTTTAGGTTGATGCATTCTTAAATGTTACATTTTTAATAGATAGATTCCTTTGCtcagttttaaaaacaaaagttatCTTGCATAGGCTTTAAAAGTGTCATCTAAACATAACATTCTAAGAAGCTTTGATCATAGTTGTTTTCCATAATTAAGAGGTTATGGAAAGAATAAATTTACAAAGAAAACACATCTTTAAGTTGTTATAACGTATAGTCCCTTAGACAAGAGATACCTCTACTTTCATCCTCAAATAAATAGGATATATATCTCTCAACATGTTGTCTTTGATGAAAATTGGCTTTCATGTGCAAATAAAACTTTGAGTGACTCTTTGTGGTTGGCTCCTAAGTTGCTCTTTTTGTGAACTTGAAGCCTGGACAAGTAAGCCCCATAAAACTCTAAGTGaccttaaagaattaaattagCAAGCTACTCCCATCAAGCTTCACTAAGTTTCCCATCTCTTTATTATGatgaaaaaaacttaaaatccattaattgaagtaaaaaagaaaaaggaaaagaatctAAAACAAGAGCAACCAATTCTATCCATTAATGCAAATCAACCTCAATAAGCTTCTCATCTCTTTTAATTCCATTAATGTTATTTGCAGTGCTTAATTTTGATCATGATAAAGGTCATTCATGGTATGAGGAGAAGCAATACTTAAAACAAGGTTTGAAAAAGTGTTGATTGGCATTTAGACCTTGGTAAGTCtaatgaaatttttaatagCATGGCCAAGTTTTATGTATACTTGACGTGCATTATGGCTTGGATCAACTTTGATACTTTATTATGCCTCTTCCTTTTCATTTCCATAACCTTTactagaaaaattattattttcaaggtttctactttgaaaatttttactACCACAAAAGTTACTCTTTTGGTTGTTCTTCATGGGATGATTGTTGAAAGGAATTTTTTCTTTGATTGTTGTTCTAAACTATTAGGTTTGTAGATCTTTATTACAACACTTCTTGGTTACCATTTCTAACTTCAATATGATTTTCTCaaatcaacaaaatatttttaagctCTACCATATCAATCCCACATGGTGTAATACTAATTGAACTAACAAAAGATTCATATTTTACGCTTGAACTGTTAAAGATATGTTTAATTTACTCCTCTTATGGAATCAATTCATGAccaaatacaataatatttttgacaTTATTTTATCTTCATGACACAATTTGTCATCAACAGAGTCCTTTTCTTTGTTGTTTGAAGCTACATCCTACATCACCATATTCTTGCTTGTAATTAGGAGGTAACAACTTATCTAAATAGTCTCATTCATTGAACAAAGTGGAGCAATTAATAATCTAGGTGTGAATCCCttctaaaagtaaaaaaaatccaattgaGAACTATTTGGTCATACCCTTTCCACTATAAATATCAAGGATTAACAGTGGTTAGGTTTGGAAGAACTCTTGGTAGACATCTTGTGATACCTTTGACATAGTCTTCCAAATCATACATTTTAATCATAGTTAAGATTTGACATCTCCACCATATATAATTATGTTCATCtagtttaattatgaataagtggttgagagaatttAACAGAAACTAAGGTTGAATAACTTGAGCCTCTTAAGTGGGTTTCTTGGTGAATGTCATGGATATTTCGGGTAAAGGCTTAATACCGTGTAAAATAAGTACAAAAAAGTTTTATTCTCAACTCAATaagtcaaatttttttctttaagtatTTAATTATACATTTTATGCATTTACAAAAACATCTTAAAGGATAAAtacaagataaaaaatattttaaaacataaaataaattacaaaattaactcTTGATTTTATCATGTCAACAAGAATAATTGAATGATGGTTATCCTTATCTATTCCTGATCTTAATGGCACTATGATCATCTATTGTATTGATTTATATTCCCTAATGAATTTGGTTCAAATCTATTAGTAAGAAATGATACGAGTACAAATGGTCATCATATGATCACTTGACATAAACTTAGAACAAATCCCTCACTGGTGTCTCAATTGTCTCTTACTATAGAGACCTtgaaaaatgtaaattaaatGATACAAGTTTGCTCTCAAAATTAATCATTGGTTTGTAGCAATGAAGGAAGAACTTTGAGCATATTAGAACAAACACATGCACAATTGTGCCTAGACCATAAATGCTAATGTTCCAGCTTTAAATAGGTATTTCAAaccaaatttaaagaaaatggaaggtAAATTGATCAAAAGCATAACTAGTTGCTCAAGCTTTTACTCAAGTACCATAACAATACTTTCATGAGACTTTCAATCCTACCATAAAGCGAACAACTATTCAACTAATTTTGGTCATTTCAGTCTTTTCCAACTAGGTCATGCAACAATTAGGTGCTAAAAACCCCTCTCTTCAAGGGTTTCTTAAAGAAATGATTTATGTGGAACAACCACCAAGCTTCAAATTTCATAGTTAGCTTTTAGCAGATGTTATCCCTTTTCACATAAGGGAAATATTGCAATTATAACTTGCCAAATTTGGTTAAGTTGAATGGCAAATTAGCTTAACCCAAAGATGAAGCTAAGCTTGAAATCTAATTGAGCCTGGTTCTCCACCTAAGTTACACAACTCAAGCTTAATTTAAACTTATATTTCTTACTCTAGATTAAAATCAAGTTATACTCTATTTAGTAAATGTATGTTTGAGTCTTAGTAATGTTGGTCGAGTTAGATGAGTTGGAGTAGTTAAAAAATCAAGTTAGGTCAACAATCTAGAAATTGGCTGTTGGATTTTGTTAGCCTAAGTGTTccataagtatgttttgatgataactaAACAAGGTTAAGGATGCTAACATGTTTTAAATCAAGTAAAGTTTCAGTTTTTATAGTTGAATTCAAAATAAAGCTCAAAGAtagcttaaaaaaatattcaaatgtcATAAAGAGACGGTTTTTTTAAGGCTCAAGATGTATAAGAACCAATGTAAGATGAATCCCATAGGTTCACTTAAGATTAAAAGTTTTCTCATGCACTTTCTAATGCATTCATTCATAccttgataattaaaaaataaccttAAGTGCGTAAAGAATGATGAATATGCATTTTAATTACCTCAAAATCTTAGACTCAACTCTTCCTAAAATGTCCTATAAAGCTTTTTAAATGAAAGGCTAAAATAATTCTAAGATCAGAATTGATTTTAGAAGCTTTTTGGGCTTGCCCAATTCATCAAGGGTGCCTTAAACTAGTCAAACCAATTGGGGAACTGGTTTAACTGGTTAGGCTTTCCTAGTAGAGGGCCAATCAAATTTACttaaaaatcttctctctcttccagtagtTGGTACTTAGTATCGAGGTTTGGTCAAGACTTGAACTCACCAAtcattgattcgtgcccaattggtgtctcagctgattcgtgtccagctggtgctccttgattgagggagtaatcaacaaaatttataacctattacaccatatactagggtagcaaagacaaagctactatagtatagtggctctaggatcgttcactgggatgggttttcacttcacaaatgatattaattcaaaactaaattggtgccttttcatttcaaggttagctttaaaagaaaacataaagatgtttgaatgaaaaacgtttagttttaaactaaccaaaaatagtaactaattttacttacaaagaaaagtgtttcttggagttcagatcactaggctcagattcctcatacaaaatgggagttccggtcacttgtttcttttcctcacattagagaattaacatatagttccttctccaaccggtgttgtacagatgcttcccattaatgggttcaaacactaaatccctctcactgatgcaccttgcaatggctcatacctctcacctagcacttgccattcaaggtgatctttaaccttggattacccgtcaaaagctcgcaagagataactaatggatgtctccttggagtccaaaagcttaccaagtgttggctattctagaaaatcctaccttcaagtcacctcccaaaggctcgcaaggggtaaactagtgcatttccatgattggaaatcacttgccttaccaagtgttggcccaggtgatttaaagacgttttaagttaactaaaaagataaaaaccattaacgggtcacactttctcttcattaaaaactaaaacaacgaAACTtcaaatttatgcatgtggaaacttacccggctttcctcactctaagagacaaaaagtttagcctctcatcctctgtggaaaaatcctcagagtttgattggctagaaagaaaaagaaatgaaaaatgaaagagaaggaaaaacagagcaaggctctgtatattctatatatgatatatgatattgtttacagtggatgcaaaggaatatatatagagacgttttttcaaccttcctaactaagaaatcttatggttggtggcttacaaggagaagaatggaaatttatacaaaaatatctgaagaaaaatatccaaaagagtcggtggcaaatatcgggaagcactaaggaccatttcgcaggagaaaatggtgtctgcgagatttcgcagacacacaaaagggctgcgaaatcacttcgcagcaaccGGCtcttctcgcagggctgcgaagtggtctttcaTCTTGAGGTGCTCAGCTTCCAGCGTGGCGCAtatatcgggtagcttcaggaggaaatccacagcactgtacaaaaaggctgcgaaattctcgcaacaaaatgCTGATTTCGCAatactttggagtgatctgattgcaatggctgtaactccttcgtttcaactccgaatcgcgcactgtttgaagcattggattcttgacttcctgagctttgaaatggtatatagaatgtagaaaatggacttcgggaagtgctccaaaagtgtgaaagaagactgcagctgctgtcctctattttcttcactctgtttttcctctctccttgcttctctccttgcatactttgaacgactttggcaaagggctatggagctccaaagcttggttcttcatgaatttgagctcttcattgctttgtcatggattccaaataactctcctcaatcttggattgttttggtgatcaaattactaacaaaaacaccaaaacttacacaatttgattagaaatgattgcaagggtccttaacat
It contains:
- the LOC100252958 gene encoding loganic acid O-methyltransferase isoform X1 — encoded protein: MASEQTKILPQGKVTNEDTEMLSKKKMENEITKMLPEKEMANEETKIVLEGESADGETNILLKKESANGETKLYCMDSGDGPYSYARCSCSQKDLVDAATKEMENEDSKMLQEKEMTNGKTKMLMDKEVSNGESYHMNSGDGPYSYAKYSSYQKAIVDAAKKMLVEAISDNLDINNPSFGSSNTLRIADMGCSIGPNAFIAVQNIVEAVTLKYQSMQQKPQALEFHVFFNDHIANDFNALFRSLPPSRPYFAVGVPGSFHGRLFPKSSLHIVHSSYALHWLSKVPKEVMEINFLGLKNGRNYSTTDEEVLEVFSSQYKRDMQSFLTARAQELVGGGLMVLLVTGMQNGAIFSKTCSGMVFNLFGSCLMDMANAGLVSNEKVYSFHFPLYYTTPKELEALIETNGYFNIERIEILARPLEHELPDYRICSFHLRAAMEGLVEEHFGKEIIEDLFERYTNKLGENSFIFDEEYRKETHLFVFLRRKITEYSSEEKPEAEIGSEEGKKTLNQQLDV
- the LOC100252958 gene encoding loganic acid O-methyltransferase isoform X2 codes for the protein MASEQTKILPQGKVTNEDTEMLSKKKMENEITKMLPEKEMANEETKIVLEGESADGETNILLKKESANGETKLYCMDSGDGPYSYARCSCSQKDLVDAATKEMENEDSKMLQEKEMTNGKTKMLMDKEVSNGESYHMNSGDGPYSYAKYSSYQKAIVDAAKKMLVEAISDNLDINNPSFGSSNTLRIADMGCSIGPNAFIAVQNIVEAVTLKYQSMQQKPQALEFHVFFNDHIANDFNALFRSLPPSRPYFAVGVPGSFHGRLFPKSSLHIVHSSYALHWLSKVPKEVMEINFLGLKNGRNYSTTDEEVLEVFSSQYKRDMQSFLTARAQELVGGGLMVLLVTGISQQRKGILLPLPSILYNSKRVRGIDRDKWIFQY